One bacterium genomic window carries:
- the trpS gene encoding tryptophan--tRNA ligase, which translates to MTKKIILSGNRPTGRLHWGNYTGALENWIRLQDEYDCYFMVADWHVLTTALDKSHEIRDNSREMILDWLGAGLDPDRSVLFVQSSIKEHAELYLVACMLISLGRLERNPTFKEQVRDLDLAGEISFGHLGYPVLQAADILAYRAHAVPVGEDQLPHLELCREIARRFNHHFGELFPEPEGLVTKFGRFPGTDGRRMSKSLGNAVEIAAPPEEIRAKLKTAFTDPQRLRRSDPGNPDVCAVYTWYQKFLPGEADQTAAECRSAERGCVDCKKRLADGAIAYFEPLRERRAGYESHPNRVAEIVDAGCARARAAASETLARVRDAMGVG; encoded by the coding sequence GTGACCAAGAAGATCATCCTCAGCGGCAACCGTCCCACCGGGCGCCTGCACTGGGGCAACTACACCGGCGCGCTGGAGAACTGGATCCGCCTGCAGGACGAATACGACTGCTACTTCATGGTGGCCGACTGGCACGTCCTGACCACGGCCCTGGACAAGTCGCACGAGATCCGCGACAACTCCCGCGAGATGATCCTGGACTGGCTCGGCGCCGGGCTCGACCCGGACCGCTCGGTGCTGTTCGTGCAGTCCTCCATCAAGGAGCACGCCGAACTGTACCTGGTGGCCTGCATGCTGATCTCCCTGGGCCGGCTGGAGCGCAACCCGACGTTCAAGGAGCAGGTGCGCGACCTCGACCTCGCCGGCGAGATCAGCTTCGGCCACCTGGGCTACCCCGTCCTGCAGGCGGCCGACATCCTGGCCTACCGCGCGCACGCCGTGCCCGTGGGGGAGGACCAGCTGCCGCACCTCGAGCTGTGCCGCGAGATCGCGCGGCGCTTCAACCACCACTTCGGCGAACTCTTCCCGGAGCCCGAGGGCCTGGTCACGAAGTTCGGGCGCTTCCCGGGCACCGACGGGCGCCGCATGAGCAAGTCGCTGGGCAACGCGGTGGAGATCGCCGCCCCGCCCGAGGAGATCCGCGCGAAGCTCAAGACCGCGTTCACCGACCCGCAGCGCCTGCGCCGCAGCGACCCCGGCAACCCCGACGTCTGCGCCGTCTACACGTGGTACCAGAAGTTCCTGCCCGGCGAGGCGGACCAGACCGCCGCCGAGTGCCGCAGCGCCGAGCGCGGCTGCGTCGACTGCAAGAAGCGCCTGGCCGACGGCGCGATCGCCTACTTCGAACCCCTGCGCGAGCGGCGCGCCGGGTACGAGAGCCACCCGAACCGCGTCGCCGAGATCGTGGACGCCGGCTGCGCCCGCGCGCGAGCCGCCGCCTCCGAGACCCTGGCGCGCGTCCGCGACGCCATGGGCGTCGGGTAG
- a CDS encoding dihydrodipicolinate reductase C-terminal domain-containing protein yields the protein MIDVSVHGAEGRMGRLVTELIESTEGFALAALVTEVGHERPVGAFHPRLPLTPQDRLAEVHPRGGVIVDFSLAPALGGLLDGAAATAAPLVIGTTGHDEDQLRRLRAYAQTHAVVLSSNFSVGIPTLRLLLEKLAEVLPEGFMPAQVETHHRHKQDLPSGTARALARTWEDRRGAGTVPTSSLRIGGVTGEHTWVFSDDEETLVLTHRAHSRRAFLRGLVPAVRYAAQAGPGLVTMEDVLGAPRRGPIA from the coding sequence ATGATCGACGTCAGCGTCCACGGAGCCGAGGGGCGCATGGGCCGCCTGGTCACCGAGCTGATCGAGAGCACCGAAGGGTTCGCCCTGGCCGCCCTGGTGACCGAGGTCGGGCACGAGCGGCCGGTCGGCGCCTTCCACCCGCGCCTGCCGCTGACCCCCCAGGACCGGCTCGCCGAGGTCCACCCCCGCGGCGGCGTGATCGTCGACTTCTCGCTGGCGCCGGCGCTCGGCGGCCTGCTCGACGGCGCGGCGGCGACCGCGGCCCCCCTGGTGATCGGGACGACGGGCCACGACGAGGACCAGCTGCGGCGCCTGCGCGCCTACGCGCAGACCCACGCGGTGGTGCTCTCCAGCAACTTCAGCGTCGGGATCCCGACCCTGCGACTGCTGCTGGAGAAGCTGGCCGAGGTGCTGCCGGAAGGCTTCATGCCGGCGCAGGTCGAGACGCACCACCGCCACAAGCAGGACCTGCCCAGCGGCACGGCGCGCGCGCTGGCCCGCACCTGGGAGGACCGTCGCGGCGCCGGCACCGTGCCCACCAGCAGCCTGCGCATCGGCGGCGTGACCGGCGAGCACACCTGGGTCTTCAGCGACGACGAGGAGACCCTCGTCCTGACGCACCGGGCCCACTCGCGCCGGGCGTTCCTGCGCGGCCTCGTGCCCGCGGTGCGCTACGCCGCGCAGGCGGGGCCGGGGCTGGTCACGATGGAGGACGTGCTGGGCGCCCCGAGGCGAGGCCCGATTGCCTGA
- the argF gene encoding ornithine carbamoyltransferase produces MSLGQKDFLSIPQHTPADLRRILDLAKQQKPLARRHELPHSHPNRTLACVFAKPSLRTRVSFETAMMQLGGNSLFITDKEIGMGVRESVHDVAKVMSRFVDAIMIRWFDHGEVVELARHADVPVINGLTDLLHPCQVMGDILTVEEHLGTIENKTVVMVGDGNNLANSWINAARRFPFNFVLACPPGYEPDQGIMDAAEQDGASFCITHDPQEAVEGAHVIYSDAFYSMGQEAEAVKRRADFAPYQITAGLLAAADPKHIVMHCLPAHRGEEITDEVMDGPHSVVFDEAENRQHAQRAIIALLMA; encoded by the coding sequence ATGAGTCTCGGACAGAAGGACTTCCTCTCGATCCCCCAGCACACCCCGGCGGACCTGCGGCGGATCCTGGACCTGGCGAAGCAGCAGAAGCCCCTGGCCCGCCGCCACGAGCTGCCGCACTCGCACCCCAACCGCACCCTGGCCTGCGTCTTCGCCAAGCCCAGCCTGCGCACGCGCGTCAGCTTCGAGACGGCCATGATGCAGCTCGGCGGCAACTCCCTGTTCATCACGGACAAGGAGATCGGGATGGGCGTGCGGGAGTCCGTGCACGACGTCGCCAAGGTGATGAGCCGCTTCGTCGACGCGATCATGATCCGCTGGTTCGACCACGGCGAGGTCGTGGAGCTGGCGCGCCACGCCGACGTCCCGGTCATCAACGGCCTGACCGACCTGCTGCACCCCTGCCAGGTGATGGGGGACATCCTGACCGTCGAGGAGCACCTCGGGACCATCGAGAACAAGACCGTGGTCATGGTGGGCGACGGCAACAACCTCGCCAACAGCTGGATCAACGCCGCCCGGCGCTTCCCCTTCAACTTCGTGCTGGCCTGCCCGCCGGGCTACGAGCCGGACCAGGGGATCATGGACGCCGCCGAGCAGGACGGCGCCTCCTTCTGCATCACGCACGACCCGCAGGAGGCCGTGGAGGGCGCCCACGTCATCTACAGCGACGCCTTCTACAGCATGGGCCAGGAGGCGGAGGCCGTGAAGCGCCGCGCCGACTTCGCGCCCTACCAGATCACCGCCGGCCTGCTGGCCGCCGCCGATCCGAAGCACATCGTGATGCACTGCCTGCCCGCCCACCGCGGGGAGGAGATCACCGACGAGGTGATGGACGGGCCGCATTCGGTGGTCTTCGACGAGGCCGAGAACCGCCAGCACGCGCAGCGGGCCATCATCGCCCTGCTGATGGCCTGA
- a CDS encoding Ig-like domain-containing protein produces MARRPHDAARRAGILVPALLACLAAACAQIEPPRGGPEDRTPPVLLAVSPDSGAVGLRGVDRLEFTFSEKVEPRPAQRFLKLYPPLEIAKTKWHGRRRAEVLLRDTLPADAVVVVEIPRGLPDAHRVASDRTRRYPIATADSLPAGRVELTAVYHDGAARNAVLELYPAEPESLPWNRRELAHRAEADTSGRLAAEWLAVPGGPWVARLFLDENHDLRAGDDEAQRLLPGTCATTREAPRASLGTVRLFATRDPGSVRGFYPALAESARALFGWVAKIAEQDTGFAPVHAGASAPPRLRVAAGDTAVWDQAGPGAVRVILFADLDGDSLLSALPDSAALADTALNDSVTWTWEPFAVADSLTVEPGMPLPVALPPVPALGIPCLDAPPPRPTATAALDSLAAAPADSTSAAPAPDDADDPEAREEP; encoded by the coding sequence GTGGCGCGCCGGCCGCACGACGCCGCCAGGAGGGCGGGGATCCTGGTCCCCGCCCTGCTGGCTTGCCTGGCCGCGGCCTGCGCCCAGATCGAGCCGCCGCGCGGCGGCCCCGAGGACCGCACGCCGCCGGTCCTGCTGGCCGTCAGCCCCGATTCCGGCGCCGTGGGCCTGCGGGGCGTCGACCGCCTGGAATTCACGTTCTCGGAGAAGGTCGAGCCCCGGCCGGCCCAGCGTTTCCTGAAGCTGTACCCGCCGCTGGAGATCGCCAAGACGAAGTGGCACGGCCGCCGTCGCGCCGAGGTGCTGCTGCGCGACACGCTGCCGGCGGACGCGGTCGTGGTGGTGGAGATCCCCCGCGGCCTGCCCGACGCCCACCGCGTCGCCTCCGACCGCACGCGCCGCTACCCGATCGCCACCGCCGACAGCCTGCCGGCCGGCCGGGTCGAGCTGACCGCCGTCTACCACGACGGTGCGGCCCGCAACGCGGTGCTCGAACTGTACCCGGCCGAACCGGAGTCCCTGCCCTGGAACCGACGGGAACTGGCCCACCGCGCCGAGGCGGACACCAGCGGTCGCCTCGCGGCGGAATGGCTCGCGGTGCCCGGCGGCCCCTGGGTGGCCCGGCTCTTCCTGGACGAGAACCACGACCTGCGCGCGGGGGATGACGAGGCCCAGCGCCTGCTGCCGGGCACCTGCGCCACGACCCGGGAGGCGCCGCGCGCGTCCCTCGGCACGGTCCGCCTCTTCGCGACGCGCGATCCCGGCAGCGTGCGGGGCTTCTACCCGGCCTTGGCCGAGTCGGCGCGCGCGCTGTTCGGCTGGGTCGCGAAGATCGCCGAGCAGGACACCGGCTTCGCGCCCGTGCACGCCGGCGCCTCTGCACCGCCGCGACTGCGAGTCGCGGCGGGCGACACCGCCGTCTGGGACCAGGCCGGTCCCGGCGCGGTCCGGGTCATCCTGTTCGCGGATCTCGACGGCGACAGCCTGCTGAGCGCGCTGCCGGACTCCGCCGCGCTCGCCGACACCGCGCTCAACGATAGTGTGACCTGGACCTGGGAGCCGTTCGCCGTCGCCGACTCCCTGACCGTGGAGCCGGGGATGCCCCTGCCGGTCGCGTTGCCGCCGGTGCCGGCGCTGGGGATCCCGTGCCTCGACGCTCCGCCGCCCCGCCCGACGGCGACCGCGGCGCTGGACTCGCTGGCCGCAGCGCCCGCGGACTCGACCTCGGCCGCGCCCGCCCCGGACGATGCCGACGACCCCGAAGCTCGGGAGGAGCCGTGA
- a CDS encoding segregation/condensation protein A, producing MQDPAATPETVLPPAGAPISWELPPELEYFHTSEAYRVDLPDFNGPLDLLLYLIQKDEIDVYDIPIARITEQFLAYLEIIQALSLDTAGDFLVMAATLLRIKARLLLPTPPQDEEIDEEDPRAELVRRLLEYKRYKEMAASLQALERDRSQLHLRQQRYPFLRENAEPPQLRLGMFELLSALSEVFDRVSKELVHNVVREVFTVADKVRLIRRRLAEERTVRFDDLFRDDAIKMEVVVTFIAILELAKRNLVRIVQTEVNGAIWVQPTPGADFSEDGETWDERATIDDGDGQEKAAGQIPGAAEASA from the coding sequence GTGCAGGATCCCGCCGCCACGCCCGAAACCGTGTTGCCGCCCGCCGGCGCCCCCATCTCCTGGGAGCTGCCGCCGGAGCTGGAGTACTTCCACACGAGCGAGGCCTACCGCGTCGACCTGCCCGACTTCAACGGTCCCCTGGATCTGCTGCTCTACCTGATCCAGAAGGACGAGATCGACGTCTACGACATCCCCATCGCGCGGATCACCGAGCAGTTCCTGGCCTACCTCGAGATCATCCAGGCCCTCTCGCTCGACACCGCCGGGGACTTCCTGGTGATGGCGGCGACCCTGCTGCGCATCAAGGCCCGCCTGCTGCTGCCCACGCCGCCGCAGGACGAGGAGATCGACGAGGAGGACCCCCGCGCCGAGCTCGTGCGCCGCCTGCTCGAGTACAAGCGCTACAAGGAGATGGCGGCCAGCCTGCAGGCGCTCGAGCGCGACCGCAGCCAGCTGCACCTGCGCCAGCAGCGCTACCCCTTCCTGCGCGAGAACGCCGAGCCGCCTCAGCTGCGCCTCGGCATGTTCGAGCTGCTCAGCGCCCTGAGCGAGGTCTTCGACCGCGTCAGCAAGGAGCTGGTCCACAACGTCGTGCGCGAGGTCTTCACGGTCGCGGACAAGGTCCGGCTGATCCGCAGGCGGCTGGCCGAGGAACGCACCGTCCGCTTCGACGACCTGTTCCGCGACGACGCCATCAAGATGGAGGTCGTGGTGACCTTCATCGCCATCCTGGAGCTCGCCAAGCGCAACCTCGTGCGCATCGTGCAGACCGAGGTCAACGGCGCCATCTGGGTCCAGCCGACGCCCGGCGCGGATTTCTCCGAGGACGGGGAGACCTGGGACGAGCGGGCCACGATCGACGACGGCGACGGGCAAGAGAAGGCGGCGGGCCAGATACCCGGCGCCGCGGAGGCCAGCGCATGA
- the dapF gene encoding diaminopimelate epimerase has protein sequence MTHRLPFVKMHGAGNDFIMIDAADLVPGEPLERDRIAALCDRRRGVGADGLIVVGPATGADFGMAYYNSDGGEASMCGNGARCAFAFARDRGLIGREGTCATASGPLRGRCEDDGLVSVDLTPPRGLELGIAAAGDHPFGELHRADTGVPHLVVPVDDVDAVDVPRWGAALRRDAAFAPAGTNVNFVAPAGDAWRLRTYERGVEAETLACGTGASATALVLWKLGRAASPVVLLTRGGDRLTIAVTPDGASAKLRLNGPAVTAYRGEVDGDV, from the coding sequence GTGACGCACCGACTGCCCTTCGTGAAGATGCACGGCGCCGGCAACGACTTCATCATGATCGACGCCGCCGACCTCGTCCCCGGCGAGCCGCTCGAACGCGACCGCATTGCTGCGCTCTGCGACCGCCGCCGCGGCGTGGGCGCCGACGGCCTGATCGTGGTCGGCCCGGCGACCGGCGCCGATTTCGGCATGGCCTACTACAACAGCGACGGCGGCGAGGCGTCGATGTGCGGCAACGGGGCCCGCTGCGCCTTCGCCTTCGCCCGCGACCGCGGCCTCATCGGCCGCGAAGGGACCTGCGCCACGGCGAGCGGCCCGCTGCGCGGCCGCTGCGAGGACGACGGGCTGGTGAGCGTGGACCTGACGCCGCCGCGCGGCCTGGAACTCGGGATCGCGGCCGCCGGCGACCACCCCTTCGGCGAACTGCACCGCGCCGACACGGGCGTGCCGCACCTGGTGGTGCCGGTGGACGACGTCGACGCGGTGGACGTGCCGCGCTGGGGCGCCGCGCTGCGCCGCGACGCCGCCTTCGCGCCCGCCGGGACGAACGTCAACTTCGTCGCCCCCGCCGGCGACGCCTGGCGCCTGCGCACCTACGAGCGGGGCGTCGAAGCCGAGACCCTGGCCTGCGGCACCGGCGCCTCGGCCACCGCGCTGGTGCTGTGGAAGCTGGGGCGCGCCGCCTCGCCGGTCGTCCTGTTGACAAGGGGCGGCGATCGGCTGACCATCGCGGTGACGCCGGACGGGGCGTCGGCGAAGCTGCGCCTGAACGGTCCCGCCGTCACGGCGTACCGCGGGGAGGTCGATGGGGATGTCTGA
- the uvrC gene encoding excinuclease ABC subunit UvrC gives MSSRDPENDDRAVLRDRLAGLPDSPGVYLHKDAQGKVLYVGKAVRLSARVRSYFQDTDKDPKTAQLVRRIADVDYIVTRGETEALVLEDQLIKEYRPRYNIRLKDDKRYPYLRITLQEPFPRVEVVRRLADDGSRFFGPYTSVRAMRETIQHALRIFQVRTCELDLPRQTVPRPCLDWQIGRCSAPCVGYDDAAAYRRKVAALVRFLEGEDASLVAELKAEMADHAAARRYEEAARVRDRLRVLETTLGALSPIHGLSGDLDACAVARDGARACGIVLRIRRGRVMTSHEFHLEDRLESGTPAFLEQLLREYYPRAGDLPPLVLLDHDLADREAWTARLTDLRGRPVKLARPVRGPKHEAVAMAAANALHKLEARRLKDLAAPRRAAPERSAALQAALDLRALPETIECFDISNFQGRETVASLVYFRDGHPLKSRYRRFRIRTVDGIDDFASMREVLRRYYARLLEKGLPPADLVLIDGGAGQVSAARAALTELGLHAVELIGLAKREELIVRERGLPPLKLPRTSGALQLLQQVRDEAHRFAITYHRLLREQRTTGSVLDAVPGIGQVKKLSLLHHFASVDDIRRASAQQLSEVRGLGAADVERLLSFFAAERREGA, from the coding sequence ATGTCAAGTCGCGACCCGGAAAACGACGACCGCGCTGTCCTGCGGGACCGCCTGGCGGGACTGCCGGATTCCCCGGGCGTCTACCTCCACAAGGACGCCCAGGGCAAGGTGCTGTACGTCGGCAAGGCGGTGCGCCTCTCGGCCCGGGTGCGGTCCTATTTCCAGGACACCGACAAGGACCCCAAGACCGCCCAGCTGGTGCGCCGGATCGCCGATGTCGACTACATCGTCACTCGCGGCGAGACCGAGGCCCTGGTCCTCGAGGACCAGCTCATCAAGGAGTACCGCCCCCGCTACAACATCCGCCTGAAGGACGACAAGCGGTACCCCTACCTGCGCATCACCCTGCAGGAGCCCTTCCCCCGGGTCGAGGTGGTGCGCCGCCTCGCGGACGACGGCTCGCGCTTCTTCGGCCCCTACACCAGCGTGCGGGCCATGCGCGAGACGATCCAGCACGCCCTGCGGATCTTCCAGGTGCGCACCTGCGAGCTGGACCTGCCGCGTCAGACCGTGCCGCGCCCCTGCCTGGACTGGCAGATCGGCCGCTGCAGCGCGCCCTGCGTCGGCTACGACGATGCGGCCGCCTACCGGCGCAAGGTCGCGGCCCTGGTCCGGTTCCTGGAAGGGGAGGACGCCTCCCTGGTCGCGGAGCTGAAGGCCGAGATGGCCGACCACGCCGCCGCTCGCCGCTACGAGGAGGCCGCCCGCGTCCGCGACCGGCTGCGGGTGCTGGAGACCACGCTGGGGGCGCTCAGCCCCATCCACGGCCTGAGCGGCGACCTCGACGCCTGCGCCGTGGCCCGCGACGGCGCGCGGGCCTGCGGCATCGTGCTGCGGATCCGCCGGGGCCGGGTGATGACCAGCCACGAGTTCCACCTCGAGGACCGGCTCGAGAGCGGGACGCCCGCATTCCTGGAGCAGCTGCTGCGCGAGTACTACCCCCGCGCCGGCGACCTGCCCCCGCTGGTGCTGCTCGACCACGACCTCGCCGACCGCGAGGCCTGGACCGCGCGCCTGACCGACCTGCGCGGCCGGCCGGTGAAGCTGGCCCGACCGGTGCGCGGCCCCAAGCACGAGGCCGTGGCCATGGCCGCGGCCAACGCCCTGCACAAGCTGGAAGCGCGCCGGTTGAAGGACCTGGCCGCGCCCCGCCGCGCCGCGCCGGAACGGAGCGCGGCGCTGCAGGCGGCCCTCGACCTGCGCGCCCTGCCCGAGACGATCGAGTGCTTCGACATCTCCAATTTCCAGGGGCGCGAGACCGTCGCCTCCCTCGTCTACTTCCGCGACGGCCACCCGCTGAAATCCCGCTACCGTCGCTTCCGCATCCGGACCGTCGACGGCATCGACGATTTCGCGTCGATGCGCGAGGTCCTGCGCCGCTACTACGCGCGACTGCTCGAGAAGGGACTGCCGCCGGCCGACCTGGTCCTGATCGACGGCGGCGCCGGCCAGGTGAGCGCCGCCCGCGCCGCGCTCACGGAGCTGGGATTGCACGCCGTGGAGCTGATCGGCCTGGCCAAGCGCGAGGAGCTCATCGTGCGCGAGCGCGGCCTGCCGCCCCTGAAGCTGCCCCGCACCAGCGGGGCGCTGCAGCTGCTGCAGCAGGTCCGCGACGAGGCGCACCGCTTCGCCATCACCTACCACCGCCTGCTGCGCGAGCAGCGCACCACCGGTTCGGTGCTGGACGCCGTGCCGGGCATCGGCCAGGTGAAGAAACTGTCCCTGCTGCACCACTTCGCGTCGGTGGACGACATCCGGCGCGCGTCGGCGCAGCAGCTCTCCGAGGTGCGCGGGCTCGGCGCCGCGGACGTCGAGCGCCTGCTCTCCTTCTTCGCCGCCGAGCGCCGGGAGGGCGCGTGA
- the dapA gene encoding 4-hydroxy-tetrahydrodipicolinate synthase codes for MSEKRFLPRGVYTALVTPFRDGELDKPAWERLVARQVEAGVAGLVPVGCTGEAAALDRAEREWLVRACVSAARGRCAVVAGAGSNVTRTTIAQTRDAAAWGADAAMLISPYYNKPQQHGLIAHYGAVAREVDLPLVLYNVPGRTAVNILPATVRALAAEPNIVAVKEASGNLEQIAEVCGIADLQVFSGDDGLNLDVYALGGAGTVSVVSNLLPRSLVRTWDAWNSGEAPRARSLAEAVRPIIEACFRETNPVPVKELLSLMGLCTHDLRLPLVPALPENQAWLRQVHAGPLGALLDGEGT; via the coding sequence ATGTCTGAGAAGCGATTCCTGCCGCGGGGCGTCTACACCGCCCTGGTGACGCCCTTCCGCGACGGCGAGTTGGACAAGCCGGCCTGGGAGCGCCTGGTGGCGCGGCAGGTCGAGGCCGGGGTGGCTGGCCTGGTGCCGGTCGGCTGCACGGGAGAGGCGGCGGCCCTCGATCGCGCCGAACGCGAGTGGCTCGTGCGCGCCTGCGTGTCGGCGGCGCGAGGCCGCTGCGCCGTGGTCGCCGGCGCCGGCTCCAACGTCACACGGACCACGATCGCCCAGACCCGCGACGCGGCCGCCTGGGGCGCCGACGCGGCCATGCTCATCTCGCCCTACTACAACAAGCCGCAGCAGCACGGGCTGATCGCCCACTACGGCGCCGTGGCGCGCGAGGTGGACCTGCCCCTGGTCCTCTACAACGTGCCCGGCCGCACGGCGGTCAACATCCTGCCCGCGACCGTCCGCGCGCTCGCGGCGGAGCCCAACATCGTGGCGGTGAAGGAGGCCAGCGGCAACCTGGAGCAGATCGCCGAGGTCTGCGGCATCGCCGACCTGCAGGTCTTCTCCGGCGACGACGGCCTGAACCTGGACGTGTACGCCCTCGGCGGCGCGGGCACCGTGTCGGTCGTCAGCAACCTGCTGCCGCGCTCGCTGGTGCGCACCTGGGACGCCTGGAACTCCGGCGAGGCGCCGCGCGCCCGCTCACTCGCCGAGGCCGTGCGCCCGATCATCGAAGCCTGCTTCCGGGAGACCAACCCCGTGCCGGTCAAGGAACTGCTGTCCCTGATGGGGCTCTGCACCCACGACCTGCGGCTACCGCTGGTCCCGGCGCTGCCGGAGAACCAGGCCTGGCTGCGGCAGGTCCACGCGGGGCCGCTCGGCGCGCTCCTGGACGGGGAGGGGACATGA
- the rpsT gene encoding 30S ribosomal protein S20 yields MPHHKSCKKRMKTSARQRLVNRQNRSEMRTELKNFRAAAPVAEKTPEALSAIYSMLDVQARKGVIPKQRASRLKARMAALYAK; encoded by the coding sequence TTGCCGCATCACAAGAGTTGTAAGAAGCGCATGAAGACGAGCGCCCGCCAGCGGCTGGTGAACCGCCAGAACCGCAGCGAGATGCGCACCGAGCTGAAGAACTTCCGCGCCGCGGCCCCGGTGGCCGAGAAGACGCCCGAAGCCCTCAGCGCCATCTACAGCATGCTGGATGTCCAGGCCCGCAAGGGCGTCATCCCGAAGCAGCGCGCTTCCCGCCTCAAGGCCCGCATGGCCGCCCTCTACGCAAAGTAG
- a CDS encoding HslU--HslV peptidase ATPase subunit: ELQGRFPIRVELDHLAEEHYLRILREPDSSLLKQYQALLAADGVTVSFTDEAVERLAGIAMELNRRLENIGARRLQTIMAQLLDDLLFDAPENAGGPVTIDGDYVERRLAGLVRDEDLSRYIL, translated from the coding sequence CCGAGCTGCAGGGGCGCTTCCCCATCCGCGTCGAACTTGACCATCTGGCCGAAGAGCATTATCTGCGGATCCTGAGGGAACCCGACAGTTCCCTGCTGAAGCAGTACCAGGCGCTCCTGGCGGCCGACGGCGTGACGGTGAGCTTCACCGACGAGGCCGTCGAGCGCCTGGCCGGCATCGCCATGGAACTGAACCGGCGCCTGGAGAACATCGGCGCGCGGCGGCTGCAGACCATCATGGCGCAGCTGCTCGACGACCTGCTCTTCGACGCCCCGGAGAACGCCGGCGGCCCGGTGACGATCGACGGCGACTACGTGGAGCGGCGTCTGGCCGGGCTGGTGCGCGACGAGGACCTGAGCCGCTACATCCTGTAA
- a CDS encoding site-specific tyrosine recombinase XerD codes for MSRAWDDALAAFLAHASAEKGLAAGTLEAYARDLQSWRAWACEHELPDPAQAGTSALRSFLLDTADRLGPRSRARLVSTLRSFHRFLAAEGLAAGDPTLLILAPKIGRKLPVVLSGPQVGALLEAPPANEPAGLRDRAVLEILYGCGLRASELCGLDVTDLDRRDASLRVRGKGSKERLVPVGRPALDAVAAWLTRGRPEMPGRKPSAALFVNARGGRLSRVAVWGLVKRWGTASGAPESLTPHVLRHTYATHLLEGGADLRVVQELLGHAAITTTEIYTHVDRAFVAEAYRSAHPRARRRRL; via the coding sequence GTGAGCCGCGCCTGGGACGACGCCCTCGCCGCCTTCCTGGCCCACGCCTCGGCGGAGAAGGGGCTGGCCGCCGGCACGCTGGAGGCGTACGCCCGCGACCTGCAGTCCTGGCGTGCCTGGGCCTGCGAACACGAGCTGCCGGACCCGGCGCAGGCCGGCACCTCCGCCCTGCGGTCGTTCCTGCTGGACACCGCCGATCGTCTCGGCCCGCGCTCGCGGGCCCGCCTGGTCTCGACCCTGCGCTCGTTCCACCGCTTCCTGGCCGCGGAGGGGCTCGCCGCCGGCGACCCCACCCTGCTGATCCTGGCGCCGAAGATCGGGCGCAAGCTCCCGGTCGTCCTGTCCGGGCCCCAGGTCGGGGCGCTGCTGGAAGCGCCGCCCGCGAACGAGCCCGCCGGCCTGCGCGACCGGGCCGTGCTGGAGATCCTCTACGGCTGCGGCCTGCGCGCCAGCGAGCTGTGCGGGCTCGACGTGACCGACCTCGACCGCCGCGACGCCTCGCTGCGCGTGCGGGGCAAGGGCAGCAAGGAACGCCTGGTGCCGGTCGGCCGCCCCGCGCTCGACGCCGTCGCCGCCTGGCTGACGCGGGGGCGTCCGGAGATGCCCGGCCGCAAGCCCTCGGCGGCCCTGTTCGTCAACGCGCGCGGCGGACGCCTCTCGCGCGTCGCGGTCTGGGGTCTGGTCAAGCGCTGGGGGACGGCCAGCGGCGCGCCCGAGTCGCTCACGCCCCACGTGCTGCGCCACACCTACGCCACGCACCTGCTGGAGGGCGGCGCCGACCTGCGCGTGGTGCAGGAGCTGCTCGGCCACGCCGCCATCACCACCACCGAGATCTACACCCACGTCGACCGGGCCTTCGTGGCCGAGGCCTACCGCAGCGCCCACCCGCGGGCGCGGCGGCGTCGGCTTTGA